Below is a genomic region from Brassica rapa cultivar Chiifu-401-42 chromosome A08, CAAS_Brap_v3.01, whole genome shotgun sequence.
AGAGCCAGCAGAACCAACCTTTCTTGGCGGTTAAGGTTGAACTCGAGCAGCTCGTCGTGTCGATTCTTGATGATCCTAGTGTGAGCAGAGTGATGAGAGAAGCTGGACTCTCTAGCGTCTCGGTGAAGGGTAACATAGATGATGACTCCTCTGTTGTCTCCCCTGTTTTCTATggatcttcttcctctgttgGTGTCTTCTCTTCTCCTTGCTCTCCTACTTCTAGTGAAAACAATCAAGGAGGAGGGACTCTAAGCCCTAACCCTAGTAAGATATGGCATGGTCACTTGACCACTCATCACTCTTTTGAGCAGAACCCTTTCTTCCACTTCCCTAAAGGCAAAACATTTGCTCCAGATCATGTGAGAGAAGACGCAAACCCGGTCATTGAAGTGCTTCTTGGGAAGAAAAACAACAAGAAGAGGAACACGGTCATAGTTGGAGACTCTGTCTCTCTAACAGAAGGAGTGGTTGCAAAGCTGATGGGAAGAATAGAGAGAGGAGAAGTTCCAGATGATTTAAAGCAAACTCACTTCATCAAGTTTCAGTTCTCACAAGTTGGGTTGAACTTCATGAAGAAGGAGGATATAGAGGGACAAGTGAGGGATCTGAAGAGGAAAGTTGATTCATTCACATCTTGGAGTAGCAAAGGTGTGATTGTTTGTCTTGGGGATCTGAATTGGGCAGTGTGGAGCGGCGAAAACAGCGCATCATCATCGCAGTACAGCGCGGCGGATCATCTAGTGGAGGAGATAGGGAGATTGGTTTATGAGTATAGCAACTCAGGAGCTAAAGTTTGGCTCTTGGGAACAGCTTCTTACCAAACATACATGAGGTGTCAAATGAAGCAACCACCACTTGATGTTCAATGGGCTCTTCAAGCTGTTTCAACTCCTTCTGGAGAACTTTCACTAACTCTCCATGCTTCCAGGTTTTTCtttattctttctttctttctatctttcttttttttttccagaccATTGATCACTAAAGTACTTGATGTTTCAGTGGTCACAGTTCTGAGATGGCTCCTCAAGTGATTGAGATGAAGCCTTTTAGAGTTAAGGAAGAAGGATCAGGACAAGGAGAGGAAGATGATAAACTAAACTTTTGTGGAGAATGTGCTTTTAACTATGAGAAAGAAGCAAAATCATTTATATCAGCTCAGCACAAAATATTACCACCTTGGCTACAACCTCATGGAGACAACAACAACATTAACCAAAAGGTAAAAGAAAATGttaataaatgaaatatatttcTTCTTTATTATTGTTTCTTTGGTTACTTGAACCGTTTTGTTGTGTGTGTTTAAGTTTCAGGATGAATTGAGTGGACTGAGGAAGAAATGGAACCGGTTTTGTCAAGCTCTTCACCACATGAAACCCGGCATGACATCTCAAAGCTTTGGCTGGAGAGCGGAACAGAGCAGCTCTGCTTTTTTGGACTCGTCAGGTGTAAAACAAAACTCACGTGCATCTAGCTCGGTGGCCAAGTTCAGACGGCAGAACTCGTGTACTATTGAGTTTAGTTTCGGAACTAACAATCAAGAAAGTCTAAAGAAGAATCTAACCGATGAGTTGAGTTTGGATGGATTCAAGATTAGCAATGATGAAGGTGTGGAAGCCAAGATTACTCTTGCACTTGGTCATTCTCCATTTCCatctgatgatgaagaagaaccaGAGAGATCCACTACAATGAGGGGGTTATCAGAAAAGCTTCAAGAGAACATTCCATGGCAAAGGGGAGTTCTTCCTTCAGTCGTTGAAGCCATGGAAGAGTTTGTAAAGAGGAGTACAAGGAGAGATACTTGGATGCTGCTTTCGGGGAACGATGTTTCTGCGAAAAGAAGATTGGCTCTCACAGTCGCAACTTCCCTTTTCGGGTCAGTCGATAACATGTTGAAGATTAACCTGAAAACATCCAAGGCAAGTGAAGCATACGAGGAGCTCGAAAAGGCGTTGAAAAACGGAGAAAAGGTTGTTGTTTTGATAGAAGGAGTTGATTTAGCCGACGACCGGTTCATGGAGCTCCTTGTAGATAGAGTTGAGGCTGGAAAGTCCGGAGGTTTGGATGATTCTCAAGGGAAGAAGAGCCACATGATCTTCCTTTTGACGAGAGAAGACGATGAATGTGAAGACAACGAACATGTTGTCATACCAATGGTGCTGAAGTGTAAGAAATTGAGTTCCGGTTTGGTAAACAACAAGAGGAAACCGGAATCTGACGCTGTGTCGACGATGGTTAAGATGAAGAATCCGAGAATCCAAGAAGAGGAGGATGTGGCTTGCGACATAAGCAACATCAAGAAAGAGTTCTCAAGACAGTTGAGTTTCGGACCAAATGCTCTTGACCTTAACTTAAGAGTCGACGCCGAAGAGCAAGAAGAGGAAGCAGCAGCGAAATCAGCCACTCAAGAACGTTTTCTTGATTCGATCAAGAACCGGTTTGATTTCACAGTTTTGTCCAACGAAGATATAACCAAGTTTTTCGTGACGAAGATCAAAGATTCTTGTGAAGAGATCCTCGGGCAACATGAAGAGAGATTCGGGTTTACCGTCGAACCGGAACTGATCGAAAAGTTCTACAGAGGGTGTGGGTTTTTTGCTAACGGTTTGTTTGAAGAGTGGGTGAAAAATGTTTTTCAAACGGGTTTAGTAACGGTCAAAAACGGCGGGAAAGAGGGCATAAGTGTAATTAACCTATGTTTGAGGGGTATAGATATGATTGACCAGGGGGAGGTATACGAGGAGGAAG
It encodes:
- the LOC103834698 gene encoding protein SMAX1-LIKE 4 isoform X2, whose protein sequence is MRTGAYTVHQTLTPEAASVLKQSLTLARRRGHSQVTPLHVASTLLTSTRSNLFRRACLKSHPFTSLGRQMAHPSLHCRALELCFNVALNRLPTNPNPLFQTQPSLSNALVAALKRAQAHQRRGCVEQQQSQQNQPFLAVKVELEQLVVSILDDPSVSRVMREAGLSSVSVKGNIDDDSSVVSPVFYGSSSSVGVFSSPCSPTSSENNQGGGTLSPNPSKIWHGHLTTHHSFEQNPFFHFPKGKTFAPDHVREDANPVIEVLLGKKNNKKRNTVIVGDSVSLTEGVVAKLMGRIERGEVPDDLKQTHFIKFQFSQVGLNFMKKEDIEGQVRDLKRKVDSFTSWSSKGVIVCLGDLNWAVWSGENSASSSQYSAADHLVEEIGRLVYEYSNSGAKVWLLGTASYQTYMRCQMKQPPLDVQWALQAVSTPSGELSLTLHASSGHSSEMAPQVIEMKPFRVKEEGSGQGEEDDKLNFCGECAFNYEKEAKSFISAQHKILPPWLQPHGDNNNINQKDELSGLRKKWNRFCQALHHMKPGMTSQSFGWRAEQSSSAFLDSSGVKQNSRASSSVAKFRRQNSCTIEFSFGTNNQESLKKNLTDELSLDGFKISNDEGVEAKITLALGHSPFPSDDEEEPERSTTMRGLSEKLQENIPWQRGVLPSVVEAMEEFVKRSTRRDTWMLLSGNDVSAKRRLALTVATSLFGSVDNMLKINLKTSKASEAYEELEKALKNGEKVVVLIEGVDLADDRFMELLVDRVEAGKSGGLDDSQGKKSHMIFLLTREDDECEDNEHVVIPMVLKCKKLSSGLVNNKRKPESDAVSTMVKMKNPRIQEEEDVACDISNIKKEFSRQLSFGPNALDLNLRVDAEEQEEEAAAKSATQERFLDSIKNRFDFTVLSNEDITKFFVTKIKDSCEEILGQHEERFGFTVEPELIEKFYRGCGFFANGLFEEWVKNVFQTGLVTVKNGGKEGISVINLCLRGIDMIDQGEVYEEEGFMGTCLPNRIQVSFVD
- the LOC103834698 gene encoding protein SMAX1-LIKE 4 isoform X1; this encodes MRTGAYTVHQTLTPEAASVLKQSLTLARRRGHSQVTPLHVASTLLTSTRSNLFRRACLKSHPFTSLGRQMAHPSLHCRALELCFNVALNRLPTNPNPLFQTQPSLSNALVAALKRAQAHQRRGCVEQQQSQQNQPFLAVKVELEQLVVSILDDPSVSRVMREAGLSSVSVKGNIDDDSSVVSPVFYGSSSSVGVFSSPCSPTSSENNQGGGTLSPNPSKIWHGHLTTHHSFEQNPFFHFPKGKTFAPDHVREDANPVIEVLLGKKNNKKRNTVIVGDSVSLTEGVVAKLMGRIERGEVPDDLKQTHFIKFQFSQVGLNFMKKEDIEGQVRDLKRKVDSFTSWSSKGVIVCLGDLNWAVWSGENSASSSQYSAADHLVEEIGRLVYEYSNSGAKVWLLGTASYQTYMRCQMKQPPLDVQWALQAVSTPSGELSLTLHASSGHSSEMAPQVIEMKPFRVKEEGSGQGEEDDKLNFCGECAFNYEKEAKSFISAQHKILPPWLQPHGDNNNINQKFQDELSGLRKKWNRFCQALHHMKPGMTSQSFGWRAEQSSSAFLDSSGVKQNSRASSSVAKFRRQNSCTIEFSFGTNNQESLKKNLTDELSLDGFKISNDEGVEAKITLALGHSPFPSDDEEEPERSTTMRGLSEKLQENIPWQRGVLPSVVEAMEEFVKRSTRRDTWMLLSGNDVSAKRRLALTVATSLFGSVDNMLKINLKTSKASEAYEELEKALKNGEKVVVLIEGVDLADDRFMELLVDRVEAGKSGGLDDSQGKKSHMIFLLTREDDECEDNEHVVIPMVLKCKKLSSGLVNNKRKPESDAVSTMVKMKNPRIQEEEDVACDISNIKKEFSRQLSFGPNALDLNLRVDAEEQEEEAAAKSATQERFLDSIKNRFDFTVLSNEDITKFFVTKIKDSCEEILGQHEERFGFTVEPELIEKFYRGCGFFANGLFEEWVKNVFQTGLVTVKNGGKEGISVINLCLRGIDMIDQGEVYEEEGFMGTCLPNRIQVSFVD